A genome region from Deltaproteobacteria bacterium CG2_30_66_27 includes the following:
- a CDS encoding VapC toxin family PIN domain ribonuclease, with the protein MILYLDTSALVKLYVEEAHTDDVRGWVDEAEIVATCRVAYPEAVSALNRRMRAGDIPKSGYGTAVRALRRDWDRLAVVDFDEIEAGRLAQKYGLRGYDAVHLSSAAMMASVPTGPDIVFSSFDVALNHAAAGEKLPVLTCR; encoded by the coding sequence GTGATTCTCTACCTCGACACGAGCGCACTGGTCAAGCTATACGTGGAGGAAGCACATACCGACGATGTCCGCGGGTGGGTGGACGAGGCGGAGATCGTCGCCACTTGCCGGGTCGCATATCCCGAGGCCGTGTCGGCGTTGAACCGGCGTATGCGGGCCGGCGATATCCCGAAATCCGGATACGGGACCGCGGTACGGGCGTTACGGAGAGACTGGGATCGGCTCGCGGTCGTCGATTTCGATGAGATCGAAGCAGGGCGGCTGGCTCAGAAATACGGATTGCGGGGATACGATGCCGTACACCTCTCGTCCGCCGCGATGATGGCTTCCGTTCCGACCGGTCCCGACATCGTCTTCTCGTCGTTCGACGTTGCGCTGAATCATGCGGCAGCGGGGGAAAAATTGCCTGTCTTGACCTGTAGATGA